From a single Lolium rigidum isolate FL_2022 chromosome 7, APGP_CSIRO_Lrig_0.1, whole genome shotgun sequence genomic region:
- the LOC124669219 gene encoding bromodomain and WD repeat-containing protein 3-like isoform X2 has product MDFRKHQPSGNATTIGMVPLDFPSQALEMVNSVNQVISEDVPCETPVDIDMKELYFLIMHFLSHGPFKRIAGELCNELQEHQLLPRRYHAWYSRGGFHSGEEKDDGVSLPLGYLKLVERYPHIGKDHLLKLLNQLMVSSCRPGSLIGDVSSNAADVPTLLGSNSFSLLASDRARKDKETPSLPRYLRWPHIQADQVHGLSLREIGGFTKNHRAPSVRASCYAIAKPATLAEKMQIIKRLRGHQNAVYCATFDRTGHYVITGSDDRLVKIWAIETAFCLASCRGHEGDITDLAVSSNNAVVASSSNDFIIRVWRIPDGQPISVLKGHTGVVTAIAFSPRTGAAFQLLSSSDDGTCRIWDARYSQQSPRIYTPKPPDVVPGKSGDASSSAVQVQPTNHQILCCAFNANGTVFVTGSSDTFARVWNACKSFSEQNDQPNHEMDVLSGHENDVNYVQFSGCVVSRSFSSDSSHTTKEENNLKLRNSWFTHNIVTCSRDGSAIIWVPRSRRSHGKIGRWTRAYHLKVPPPPMAPQLLRGGPRQRYQPTPRGVNMIVWSLDNRFVLAAIMDCRICVWNASDGSLVHSLTGHKESTFVLDVHPFNPRIAMSAGYDGKTIIWDIWEGKPVQIYETGHFKLVDGKFSPDGTSLILTDEIGQIFIIGTGQGESQKDAQCDQFFLGDYRPLIQDTNGNAIDQETQLTPYRRNIQDLLCDSGMIPYPEPFQSMYQKRRLGTLGIEWRPPSVNFAVGPTYNASTGEYQIIPVIDPDRWEPLPEITDFIDLEPENEVISDDTDSEYDGLDDKSSEGEQEILSGDSSDASYSSAEIDENNLRNTANLRRSRRKKKQSDADLVTSSGRRVKKRNLDDHDVANVSRPHRSSKSKTGRLSKRKRSPEFRGLRPQRRAARNALSFFTKVGASTEDYEDDSENSLSDTELNTESTEAEQSAWYSQPRLGRDSNQHDSDVAQPSHFPETRESCGNNRKLVLRIPRRDSEIQYPSMVPLAATGHGAVEPEPAFEPGSSSACKAELPADGGQTATSLSSVHSYNTIKWGEVKLRSKRRRFGDSSTGDTRPSSNNAVSQDVGESCSQKTPHEYGNGSQQTVEQNVQRSQHAICLDSIHENHDTDVHSEGNFPGEERITNNNDTYAEEVNNKECNQQFHSTSQPASKLKLVSSRGFTDGTSSSDKSKATAVGSDMNFPHHKVSMQHDQASATDKNSTAFPNASRNFQECTGKSTGLHDSRRLHFESAKTYGAVYRRKNLSKQKKSLDSDSHGNGDSTSVSNVSNDDGGHQPPDCSPVATGTGSLRRSVRRSCAYTDNGRARDTISHVKNSSHEASTSGRRIVTDGREWGSTSKTASLRSTRNKRGGCNSPDTHQLDKKQQTSLKCWLMLLEHEDIYRYIPQHGDEVMYLRQGHEEYLSRMRLSGICPWNRIKGLKAVELCKIQGLLYTTYGGSGESCCKLKLKFIDDTSSGFGKEFTITLLEPVDFPDFLVERTRFEAAIAPNWVVRDRCRVWWADDGEEGGSWWEGGVSAIRAKSTDFPESPWEKYVIQYENDGSEHLHSPWELHDADNPMVPWKHPHIDSSIRNKLLSAVTTLQKMCHTNKDHYGVLKLDTVTGKSDFINRFPVQFSIEVIRARLHNNYYRTVEAVQHDATVMLENAESYFSKNSEMTKKILRLFEWIQDKILSL; this is encoded by the exons ATGGATTTTAGAAAGCACCAACCTTCTGGTAATGCAACCACTATTGGTATGGTGCCCCTGGATTTTCCAAGCCAGGCACTTGAGATGGTTAATTCTGTGAATCAAGTGATTTCAGAAGATGTACCATGCGAGACTCCCGTtgatattgatatgaaggaacttTACTTCCTCATCATGCACTTTTTATCACATGGTCCATTCAAGCGGATTGCTGGAGAACTGTGCAATGAACTCCAGGAGCATCAGCTGCTACCTAGAAGATATCATGCTTGGTATTCTCGTGGTGGTTTTCATAGTGGCGAAGAAAAAGATGATGGTGTATCACTCCCTTTGGGTTACCTAAAGTTAGTTGAGAG ATATCCCCACATCGGTAAAGACCACTTGCTGAAGCTTTTAAATCAACTCATGGTTAGTTCCTGCCGCCCAGGCAGCTTGATTGGAGATGTGTCTTCAAATGCTGCTGATGTTCCAACCCTTCTTGGCTCCAACTCATTTTCCCTTCTTGCAT CTGACAGGGCCAGGAAAGACAAGGAAACTCCCAGCTTGCCAAGGTATCTCCGTTGGCCGCATATACAGGCTGATCAAGTTCATGGTTTGAGTTTGAGAGAGATTGGTGGTTTCACTAAGAATCATCGAGCTCCATCTGTCCGTGCGTCATGCTATGCCATTGCGAAGCCAGCTACGCTTGCTGAAAAGATGCAGATTATAAAGAGATTGAGGGGACATCAAAATGCTGTGTATTGTG CTACTTTTGATCGCACAGGGCATTATGTTATTACTGGTTCTGATGACCGCCTTGTTAAAATTTGGGCAATAGAAACAGCATTTTGTCTGGCTAGCTGCCGAGGTCATGAA GGTGATATTACTGACCTCGCGGTGAGTTCCAACAATGCTGTGGTAGCATCTTCGTCCAATGATTTTATTATTAGAGTG TGGCGTATACCTGATGGCCAACCGATCTCAGTATTGAAGGGGCATACAGGGGTTGTAACTGCCATTGCATTTAGTCCAAGGACAGGTGCTGCTTTCCAGCTATTGTC GTCGTCAGATGACGGGACATGTAGAATTTGGGATGCTAGATATTCTCAACAATCTCCACGAATATATACACCAAAACCTCCTGATGTTGTCCCTG GAAAGAGTGGTGATGCATCTTCGAGTGCTGTTcaagttcaaccaacaaatcaccaAATCTTATGTTGTGCATTCAATGCTAATGGAACTGTGTTTGTTACTGGAAGCTCAGACACCTTTGCAAGG GTGTGGAATGCCTGCAAGAGTTTTTCTGAGCAAAATGACCAACCAAATCATGAGATGGATGTATTATCGGGTCACGAAAATGATGTAAACTACGTGCAGTTTAGTGGATGTGTTGTATCTAGATCCTTTTCATCGGACAGCAGTCACACCACTAAGGAAGAAAATAACCTTAAGCTAAGAAATTCATG GTTCACACATAATATTGTTACCTGCTCTCGTGACGGCAGCGCAATTATATGGGTTCCACGATCTCGGAGATCACAT GGAAAGATTGGACGCTGGACACGTGCTTACCATCTCAAGGTTCCCCCACCTCCAATGGCTCCTCAACTGCTTCGTGGTGGTCCACGTCAAAGATATCAGCCAACTCCTCGTGGTGTCAATATGATTGTTTGGAGTTTGGACAACCGCTTTGTGCTTGCTGCTATCATGG ATTGCAGAATTTGTGTCTGGAATGCTTCTGATGGGAGCTTGGTACATTCACTGACTGGCCATAAGGAATCG ACATTTGTTCTTGATGTGCATCCATTCAACCCCCGTATAGCAATGAGTGCTGGGTATGATGGAAAGACAATCATCTGGGAT ATATGGGAAGGAAAACCTGTACAGATCTATGAAACTGGCCACTTTAAGCTAGTAGATGGGAAGTTCTCTCC GGATGGAACGTCACTTATCCTCACTGATGAAATCGGGCAAATATTCATTATTGGTACAGGGCAGGGTGAGTCCCAGAAGGATGCGCAATGTGATCAG TTCTTTCTTGGAGACTATCGACCCCTTATTCAAGATACAAATGGAAATGCTATTGATCAG GAAACACAGCTCACACCTTATAGGAGAAATATTCAAGACCTTTTGTGTGACTCCG GTATGATACCATACCCAGAGCCTTTTCAAAGCATGTACCAGAAACGTCGGTTAGGTACCCTGGGTATAGAGTGGCGACCTCCCTCTGTAAATTTTGCTGTTGGCCCCACTTATAATGCAAGCACTGGCGAATACCAAATCATCCCAGTTATTGATCCAGATAGGTGGGAACCACTTCCAGAGATAACAGACTTCATTGATCTTGAACCAGAAAATGAAGTTATCTCTGATGATACTGATTCTGAGTACGATGGCTTGGATGACAAGTCTAGTGAAGGGGAACAGGAAATTTTGAGTGGGGATTCCTCTGATGCTTCATACTCAAGTGCAGAGATTGATGAGAATAACCTTAGAAATACTGCTAATCTTCGCAGATctagaagaaagaagaaacaatCTGAT GCTGATCTTGTTACTTCATCTGGTCGGCGAGTTAAGAAAAGAAATTTGGATGACCATGATGTGGCTAATGTGTCAAGGCCACATAGAAGTAGCAAATCTAAGACTGGGCGCCTTAGTAAAAGGAAAAGATCACCTGAATTTAGGGGATTGCGGCCACAAAGACGTGCTGCTCGCAATGCGCTCAGTTTTTTCACAAAGGTAGGAGCTTCAACAGAAGATTATGAAGATGACTCAGAGAACAGTCTCTCAGACACTGAATTGAACACAGAAAGCACTGAAGCTGAGCAGTCAGCATGGTATAGTCAGCCAAGACTTGGTAGAGACAGTAACCAACATGATTCAGATGTTGCACAGCCTTCTCATTTCCCTGAAACTCGGGAAAGTTGTGGAAATAATAGAAAACTTGTCCTGAGGATACCACGCCGTGATTCAGAAATCCAATATCCTTCAATGGTGCCACTTGCGGCGACTGGACACGGAGCAGTTGAGCCGGAACCAGCTTTTGAGCCTGGAAGTTCCTCTGCTTGCAAGGCTGAACTACCAGCAGATGGAGGTCAAACTGCAACCTCTCTATCTTCTGTTCATAGTTACAACACAATCAAGTGGGGCGAGGTTAAGCTGCGATCAAAGCGCCGCAGGTTTGGTGATTCTTCTACTGGAGACACACGACCCTCTTCAAATAATGCAGTTTCACAGGATGTTGGCGAGTCTTGTAGTCAGAAGACACCTCATGAATATGGTAATGGCAGCCAGCAAACAGTTGAGCAGAATGTACAAAGGAGTCAACATGCAATTTGTCTGGATAGCATCCATGAAAACCATGACACTGATGTTCATAGTGAAGGTAATTTTCCTGGTGAAGAAAGGATAACTAACAACAATGATACATATGCAGAGGAAGTAAATAACAAAGAATGCAACCAACAGTTCCACAGTACTTCTCAGCCTGCCTCTAAACTGAAGTTGGTCAGTTCAAGAGGCTTTACAGATGGAACAAGTTCATCAGACAAGTCAAAGGCTACTGCAGTAGGGAGTGACATGAACTTTCCGCATCATAAAGTTTCCATGCAGCATGATCAGGCTTCTGCCACCGATAAAAATAGCACTGCCTTCCCTAATGCGTCTAGAAATTTCCAGGAATGCACAGGTAAAAGTACTGGTTTGCATGATTCAAGAAGATTGCACTTTGAATCTGCAAAGACGTACGGTGCAGTGTACAGAAGGAAAAATCTAAGTAAGCAAAAGAAGAGCTTGGATTCAGATTCTCATGGAAATGGAGATAGTACTTCCGTCTCCAACGTCTCCAACGATGATGGTGGGCATCAACCTCCAGACTGCAGCCCTGTTGCAACTGGTACAGGTAGTTTACGAAGAAGCGTAAGGAGGTCATGTGCATACACTGATAATGGTAGAGCAAGggatactatctctcatgtgaaaaATTCGTCCCATGAAGCATCAACTAGCGGGAGACGAATTGTTACAGATGGGCGTGAGTGGGGATCAACATCAAAGACTGCTAGTTTAAGGTCTACTAGGAACAAAAGAGGGGGTTGCAATTCTCCTGATACACATCAATTGGATAAAAAGCAACAAACATCCTTGAAATGTTGGTTGATGTTGCTGGAGCATGAAGATATTTACCGTTATATTCCTCAACATGGCGATGAGGTTATGTACTTGCGCCAG GGCCATGAAGAATATCTTAGTAGAATGCGATTATCGGGTATTTGCCCATGGAATCGGATTAAAGGCCTCAAAGCTGTAGAGCTTTGCAAAATTCAGGGTCTTTTGTATACAACTTATGGAGGGTCTGGTGAAAGCTGCTGTAAGTTAAAACTTAAATTCATCGATGACACTTCAAGCGGATTTGGGAAAGAATTTACCATCACACTGCTTGAGCCGGTTGATTTCCCTGATTTTCTTGTGGAAAGAACACGGTTTGAAGCTGCTATTGCACCGAACTGGGTTGTCAGAGATAGGTGCAGAGTTTGGTGGGCGGATGATGGGGAGGAAGGAGGAAGCTGGTGGGAGGGAGGGGTGTCGGCAATAAGAGCTAAGTCAACTGATTTTCCTGAGAGTCCATGGGAGAAATATGTCATACAATATGAGAATGATGGTTCTGAACATCTGCATAGCCCCTGGGAGCTCCATGATGCTGATAACCCGATGGTTCCATGGAAGCATCCACATATTGATTCCAGTATCAGGAATAAATTGTTATCAGCAGTGACCACTTTACAGAAAATGTGTCACACAAACAAG GATCACTATGGCGTTCTGAAATTAGATACTGTCACAGGGAAATCAGATTTCATAAACAG GTTTCCTGTCCAGTTTTCCATTGAGGTGATCAGGGCCAGACTGCATAACAACTACTATAGAACTGTGGAGGCTGTCCAACATGATGCCACTGTGATGCTTGAAAATGCTGAGTCTTACTTTTCGAAGAACTCTGAAATGACGAAAAAGATTCTCAGGCTATTCGAGTGGATCCAAGATAAGATTCTATCACTGTAG
- the LOC124669219 gene encoding bromodomain and WD repeat-containing protein 3-like isoform X1, whose product MADVLPEAPYRTPPEAPSPMKPPRGEVVDMDFRKHQPSGNATTIGMVPLDFPSQALEMVNSVNQVISEDVPCETPVDIDMKELYFLIMHFLSHGPFKRIAGELCNELQEHQLLPRRYHAWYSRGGFHSGEEKDDGVSLPLGYLKLVERYPHIGKDHLLKLLNQLMVSSCRPGSLIGDVSSNAADVPTLLGSNSFSLLASDRARKDKETPSLPRYLRWPHIQADQVHGLSLREIGGFTKNHRAPSVRASCYAIAKPATLAEKMQIIKRLRGHQNAVYCATFDRTGHYVITGSDDRLVKIWAIETAFCLASCRGHEGDITDLAVSSNNAVVASSSNDFIIRVWRIPDGQPISVLKGHTGVVTAIAFSPRTGAAFQLLSSSDDGTCRIWDARYSQQSPRIYTPKPPDVVPGKSGDASSSAVQVQPTNHQILCCAFNANGTVFVTGSSDTFARVWNACKSFSEQNDQPNHEMDVLSGHENDVNYVQFSGCVVSRSFSSDSSHTTKEENNLKLRNSWFTHNIVTCSRDGSAIIWVPRSRRSHGKIGRWTRAYHLKVPPPPMAPQLLRGGPRQRYQPTPRGVNMIVWSLDNRFVLAAIMDCRICVWNASDGSLVHSLTGHKESTFVLDVHPFNPRIAMSAGYDGKTIIWDIWEGKPVQIYETGHFKLVDGKFSPDGTSLILTDEIGQIFIIGTGQGESQKDAQCDQFFLGDYRPLIQDTNGNAIDQETQLTPYRRNIQDLLCDSGMIPYPEPFQSMYQKRRLGTLGIEWRPPSVNFAVGPTYNASTGEYQIIPVIDPDRWEPLPEITDFIDLEPENEVISDDTDSEYDGLDDKSSEGEQEILSGDSSDASYSSAEIDENNLRNTANLRRSRRKKKQSDADLVTSSGRRVKKRNLDDHDVANVSRPHRSSKSKTGRLSKRKRSPEFRGLRPQRRAARNALSFFTKVGASTEDYEDDSENSLSDTELNTESTEAEQSAWYSQPRLGRDSNQHDSDVAQPSHFPETRESCGNNRKLVLRIPRRDSEIQYPSMVPLAATGHGAVEPEPAFEPGSSSACKAELPADGGQTATSLSSVHSYNTIKWGEVKLRSKRRRFGDSSTGDTRPSSNNAVSQDVGESCSQKTPHEYGNGSQQTVEQNVQRSQHAICLDSIHENHDTDVHSEGNFPGEERITNNNDTYAEEVNNKECNQQFHSTSQPASKLKLVSSRGFTDGTSSSDKSKATAVGSDMNFPHHKVSMQHDQASATDKNSTAFPNASRNFQECTGKSTGLHDSRRLHFESAKTYGAVYRRKNLSKQKKSLDSDSHGNGDSTSVSNVSNDDGGHQPPDCSPVATGTGSLRRSVRRSCAYTDNGRARDTISHVKNSSHEASTSGRRIVTDGREWGSTSKTASLRSTRNKRGGCNSPDTHQLDKKQQTSLKCWLMLLEHEDIYRYIPQHGDEVMYLRQGHEEYLSRMRLSGICPWNRIKGLKAVELCKIQGLLYTTYGGSGESCCKLKLKFIDDTSSGFGKEFTITLLEPVDFPDFLVERTRFEAAIAPNWVVRDRCRVWWADDGEEGGSWWEGGVSAIRAKSTDFPESPWEKYVIQYENDGSEHLHSPWELHDADNPMVPWKHPHIDSSIRNKLLSAVTTLQKMCHTNKDHYGVLKLDTVTGKSDFINRFPVQFSIEVIRARLHNNYYRTVEAVQHDATVMLENAESYFSKNSEMTKKILRLFEWIQDKILSL is encoded by the exons ATGGCCGATGTCCTCCCTGAAGCACCCTACAGAACCCCTCCTGAGGCACCATCTCCCATGAAGCCACCTCGAG GTGAGGTTGTAGACATGGATTTTAGAAAGCACCAACCTTCTGGTAATGCAACCACTATTGGTATGGTGCCCCTGGATTTTCCAAGCCAGGCACTTGAGATGGTTAATTCTGTGAATCAAGTGATTTCAGAAGATGTACCATGCGAGACTCCCGTtgatattgatatgaaggaacttTACTTCCTCATCATGCACTTTTTATCACATGGTCCATTCAAGCGGATTGCTGGAGAACTGTGCAATGAACTCCAGGAGCATCAGCTGCTACCTAGAAGATATCATGCTTGGTATTCTCGTGGTGGTTTTCATAGTGGCGAAGAAAAAGATGATGGTGTATCACTCCCTTTGGGTTACCTAAAGTTAGTTGAGAG ATATCCCCACATCGGTAAAGACCACTTGCTGAAGCTTTTAAATCAACTCATGGTTAGTTCCTGCCGCCCAGGCAGCTTGATTGGAGATGTGTCTTCAAATGCTGCTGATGTTCCAACCCTTCTTGGCTCCAACTCATTTTCCCTTCTTGCAT CTGACAGGGCCAGGAAAGACAAGGAAACTCCCAGCTTGCCAAGGTATCTCCGTTGGCCGCATATACAGGCTGATCAAGTTCATGGTTTGAGTTTGAGAGAGATTGGTGGTTTCACTAAGAATCATCGAGCTCCATCTGTCCGTGCGTCATGCTATGCCATTGCGAAGCCAGCTACGCTTGCTGAAAAGATGCAGATTATAAAGAGATTGAGGGGACATCAAAATGCTGTGTATTGTG CTACTTTTGATCGCACAGGGCATTATGTTATTACTGGTTCTGATGACCGCCTTGTTAAAATTTGGGCAATAGAAACAGCATTTTGTCTGGCTAGCTGCCGAGGTCATGAA GGTGATATTACTGACCTCGCGGTGAGTTCCAACAATGCTGTGGTAGCATCTTCGTCCAATGATTTTATTATTAGAGTG TGGCGTATACCTGATGGCCAACCGATCTCAGTATTGAAGGGGCATACAGGGGTTGTAACTGCCATTGCATTTAGTCCAAGGACAGGTGCTGCTTTCCAGCTATTGTC GTCGTCAGATGACGGGACATGTAGAATTTGGGATGCTAGATATTCTCAACAATCTCCACGAATATATACACCAAAACCTCCTGATGTTGTCCCTG GAAAGAGTGGTGATGCATCTTCGAGTGCTGTTcaagttcaaccaacaaatcaccaAATCTTATGTTGTGCATTCAATGCTAATGGAACTGTGTTTGTTACTGGAAGCTCAGACACCTTTGCAAGG GTGTGGAATGCCTGCAAGAGTTTTTCTGAGCAAAATGACCAACCAAATCATGAGATGGATGTATTATCGGGTCACGAAAATGATGTAAACTACGTGCAGTTTAGTGGATGTGTTGTATCTAGATCCTTTTCATCGGACAGCAGTCACACCACTAAGGAAGAAAATAACCTTAAGCTAAGAAATTCATG GTTCACACATAATATTGTTACCTGCTCTCGTGACGGCAGCGCAATTATATGGGTTCCACGATCTCGGAGATCACAT GGAAAGATTGGACGCTGGACACGTGCTTACCATCTCAAGGTTCCCCCACCTCCAATGGCTCCTCAACTGCTTCGTGGTGGTCCACGTCAAAGATATCAGCCAACTCCTCGTGGTGTCAATATGATTGTTTGGAGTTTGGACAACCGCTTTGTGCTTGCTGCTATCATGG ATTGCAGAATTTGTGTCTGGAATGCTTCTGATGGGAGCTTGGTACATTCACTGACTGGCCATAAGGAATCG ACATTTGTTCTTGATGTGCATCCATTCAACCCCCGTATAGCAATGAGTGCTGGGTATGATGGAAAGACAATCATCTGGGAT ATATGGGAAGGAAAACCTGTACAGATCTATGAAACTGGCCACTTTAAGCTAGTAGATGGGAAGTTCTCTCC GGATGGAACGTCACTTATCCTCACTGATGAAATCGGGCAAATATTCATTATTGGTACAGGGCAGGGTGAGTCCCAGAAGGATGCGCAATGTGATCAG TTCTTTCTTGGAGACTATCGACCCCTTATTCAAGATACAAATGGAAATGCTATTGATCAG GAAACACAGCTCACACCTTATAGGAGAAATATTCAAGACCTTTTGTGTGACTCCG GTATGATACCATACCCAGAGCCTTTTCAAAGCATGTACCAGAAACGTCGGTTAGGTACCCTGGGTATAGAGTGGCGACCTCCCTCTGTAAATTTTGCTGTTGGCCCCACTTATAATGCAAGCACTGGCGAATACCAAATCATCCCAGTTATTGATCCAGATAGGTGGGAACCACTTCCAGAGATAACAGACTTCATTGATCTTGAACCAGAAAATGAAGTTATCTCTGATGATACTGATTCTGAGTACGATGGCTTGGATGACAAGTCTAGTGAAGGGGAACAGGAAATTTTGAGTGGGGATTCCTCTGATGCTTCATACTCAAGTGCAGAGATTGATGAGAATAACCTTAGAAATACTGCTAATCTTCGCAGATctagaagaaagaagaaacaatCTGAT GCTGATCTTGTTACTTCATCTGGTCGGCGAGTTAAGAAAAGAAATTTGGATGACCATGATGTGGCTAATGTGTCAAGGCCACATAGAAGTAGCAAATCTAAGACTGGGCGCCTTAGTAAAAGGAAAAGATCACCTGAATTTAGGGGATTGCGGCCACAAAGACGTGCTGCTCGCAATGCGCTCAGTTTTTTCACAAAGGTAGGAGCTTCAACAGAAGATTATGAAGATGACTCAGAGAACAGTCTCTCAGACACTGAATTGAACACAGAAAGCACTGAAGCTGAGCAGTCAGCATGGTATAGTCAGCCAAGACTTGGTAGAGACAGTAACCAACATGATTCAGATGTTGCACAGCCTTCTCATTTCCCTGAAACTCGGGAAAGTTGTGGAAATAATAGAAAACTTGTCCTGAGGATACCACGCCGTGATTCAGAAATCCAATATCCTTCAATGGTGCCACTTGCGGCGACTGGACACGGAGCAGTTGAGCCGGAACCAGCTTTTGAGCCTGGAAGTTCCTCTGCTTGCAAGGCTGAACTACCAGCAGATGGAGGTCAAACTGCAACCTCTCTATCTTCTGTTCATAGTTACAACACAATCAAGTGGGGCGAGGTTAAGCTGCGATCAAAGCGCCGCAGGTTTGGTGATTCTTCTACTGGAGACACACGACCCTCTTCAAATAATGCAGTTTCACAGGATGTTGGCGAGTCTTGTAGTCAGAAGACACCTCATGAATATGGTAATGGCAGCCAGCAAACAGTTGAGCAGAATGTACAAAGGAGTCAACATGCAATTTGTCTGGATAGCATCCATGAAAACCATGACACTGATGTTCATAGTGAAGGTAATTTTCCTGGTGAAGAAAGGATAACTAACAACAATGATACATATGCAGAGGAAGTAAATAACAAAGAATGCAACCAACAGTTCCACAGTACTTCTCAGCCTGCCTCTAAACTGAAGTTGGTCAGTTCAAGAGGCTTTACAGATGGAACAAGTTCATCAGACAAGTCAAAGGCTACTGCAGTAGGGAGTGACATGAACTTTCCGCATCATAAAGTTTCCATGCAGCATGATCAGGCTTCTGCCACCGATAAAAATAGCACTGCCTTCCCTAATGCGTCTAGAAATTTCCAGGAATGCACAGGTAAAAGTACTGGTTTGCATGATTCAAGAAGATTGCACTTTGAATCTGCAAAGACGTACGGTGCAGTGTACAGAAGGAAAAATCTAAGTAAGCAAAAGAAGAGCTTGGATTCAGATTCTCATGGAAATGGAGATAGTACTTCCGTCTCCAACGTCTCCAACGATGATGGTGGGCATCAACCTCCAGACTGCAGCCCTGTTGCAACTGGTACAGGTAGTTTACGAAGAAGCGTAAGGAGGTCATGTGCATACACTGATAATGGTAGAGCAAGggatactatctctcatgtgaaaaATTCGTCCCATGAAGCATCAACTAGCGGGAGACGAATTGTTACAGATGGGCGTGAGTGGGGATCAACATCAAAGACTGCTAGTTTAAGGTCTACTAGGAACAAAAGAGGGGGTTGCAATTCTCCTGATACACATCAATTGGATAAAAAGCAACAAACATCCTTGAAATGTTGGTTGATGTTGCTGGAGCATGAAGATATTTACCGTTATATTCCTCAACATGGCGATGAGGTTATGTACTTGCGCCAG GGCCATGAAGAATATCTTAGTAGAATGCGATTATCGGGTATTTGCCCATGGAATCGGATTAAAGGCCTCAAAGCTGTAGAGCTTTGCAAAATTCAGGGTCTTTTGTATACAACTTATGGAGGGTCTGGTGAAAGCTGCTGTAAGTTAAAACTTAAATTCATCGATGACACTTCAAGCGGATTTGGGAAAGAATTTACCATCACACTGCTTGAGCCGGTTGATTTCCCTGATTTTCTTGTGGAAAGAACACGGTTTGAAGCTGCTATTGCACCGAACTGGGTTGTCAGAGATAGGTGCAGAGTTTGGTGGGCGGATGATGGGGAGGAAGGAGGAAGCTGGTGGGAGGGAGGGGTGTCGGCAATAAGAGCTAAGTCAACTGATTTTCCTGAGAGTCCATGGGAGAAATATGTCATACAATATGAGAATGATGGTTCTGAACATCTGCATAGCCCCTGGGAGCTCCATGATGCTGATAACCCGATGGTTCCATGGAAGCATCCACATATTGATTCCAGTATCAGGAATAAATTGTTATCAGCAGTGACCACTTTACAGAAAATGTGTCACACAAACAAG GATCACTATGGCGTTCTGAAATTAGATACTGTCACAGGGAAATCAGATTTCATAAACAG GTTTCCTGTCCAGTTTTCCATTGAGGTGATCAGGGCCAGACTGCATAACAACTACTATAGAACTGTGGAGGCTGTCCAACATGATGCCACTGTGATGCTTGAAAATGCTGAGTCTTACTTTTCGAAGAACTCTGAAATGACGAAAAAGATTCTCAGGCTATTCGAGTGGATCCAAGATAAGATTCTATCACTGTAG